From Anoplopoma fimbria isolate UVic2021 breed Golden Eagle Sablefish chromosome 11, Afim_UVic_2022, whole genome shotgun sequence, one genomic window encodes:
- the asb16 gene encoding ankyrin repeat and SOCS box protein 16, whose translation MSKDTFPFTSTSLRSLRLEQELQEWEDARRALARRRSMSRDPLPRAPRPPPRPHRQQRLQEVRAPPPQGRCRDTAVHNTFMCGDMRGVYAVLKDPAMVNALMETVQEEMVWAPEMGMWTLSSKVKQTSALRLAASRGHSGCVEELLFRGAEVNDDPGGNTALHDACMGGHAVCVQLLLSHGADPELLAADGSAPLHLCTSAQSLQCAKLLVDGGADVSVRLRESRLTPLHVAARRALEEHVELFLSHGADVLATNQEGETPLNAACSAAERPSEAGRYLRVIQKLLGAGADPRTAGRKQHTPLHNACGNCSPQIVEVLLQHGAKADVANCAGYTPMDCLIQVVEDYPGQQPEAIARSLLNHGAQPVSPKMLKQCVLSPATLEVMLNSYTSIPPCEWMDSLSAEIYAEHRSFFDLVRQRSAQPRSLQHLCRCVIRQRLGGRCFPAVSELDIPSSMRDYLLLSNDGTLQ comes from the exons ATGTCAAAGGACACATTTCCGTTCACTTCCACCTCGCTGCGCTCTCTGAGACTGGAACAGGAGCTTCAGGAGTGGGAGGATGCTCGGCGAGCGTTGGCCCGCAGGAGATCCATGAGCAGGGACCCGCTGCCCCGGGCCCCCAGGCCTCCTCCTCGTCCCCACAGGCAGCAGCGGCTCCAGGAGGTCCGGGCCCCTCCACCCCAGGGCCGCTGCAGAGACACGGCCGTCCACAACACCTTCATGTGCGGGGACATGAGAGGAGTGTATGCGGTGCTGAAGGACCCCGCCATGGTCAACGCCCTGATGGAGACGGTGCAGGAGGAGATGGTGTGGGCTCCGGAGATGG GCATGTGGACGCTGAGCTCCAAGGTGAAGCAGACCTCAGCATTGCGCCTGGCCGCCAGCAGAGGACACTCGGGGTGCGTGGAGGAGCTGCTGTTCCGTGGGGCCGAGGTGAACGATGACCCGGGAGGAAACACAGCGCTCCATGACGCCTGTATGGGCGGCCATGCAGTCTGCGTCCAGCTGCTGCTTTCCCATGGGGCGGATCCTGAACTGCTGGCTGCAGACGGCAGCGCTCCTCTTCACCTCTGCACCTCCGCACAGTCATTGCA ATGTGCCAAGCTGCTGGTAGACGGAGGTGCTGATGTCAGTGTGAGGTTGAGGGAGTCGAGGCTCACACCTCTGCACGTGGCCGCCCGGCGAGCCCTGGAGGAGCACGTGGAGCTCTTCCTCAGTCACGGAGCAGATGTGTTAGCCACAAATCAAGAGGGAGAGACCCCTCTGAACGCCGCATGCTCCGCTGCAGAGAGGCCCTCCGAGGCCGGACGCTACTTACGGGTGATCCAAAAGCTGCTGGGTGCAGGAGCTGACCCCAGAACAGCGGGCAGGAAGCAGCACACCCCTCTGCACAATGCATGTGGAAACTGCAGCCCCCAGATCGTGGAAGTCCTCCTGCAGCACGGAGCTAAGGCAGACGTTGCCAACTGTGCAGGATACACACCAATGGACTGTCTGATACAG GTGGTTGAAGATTACCCTGGACAGCAACCGGAAGCGATAGCACGCTCACTTCTGAACCATGGAGCTCAGCCGGTTTCACCAAAG ATGTTGAAGCAGTGCGTCCTCTCTCCTGCCACCCTGGAGGTGATGCTGAACTCGTACACCTCCATTCCTCCCTGTGAGTGGATGGACTCTCTGTCCGCTGAGATATATGCG GAGCACCGGTCTTTCTTCGACTTGGTGCGTCAGCGGAGCGCTCAGCCTCGCTCTCTGCAGCATCTCTGTCGATGTGTTATACGCCAGCGCCTCGGAGGTCGATGTTTCCCGGCGGTCAGTGAACTGGACATACCCAGCTCCATGAGGGATTATCTACTGCTGAGTAACGACGGGACTCTGCAGTGA
- the hrob gene encoding homologous recombination OB-fold protein isoform X1 has translation MCPLTWCLKTCKLSGLFSIGEDFDDEDLLGTDWAVSSSSGPAHVAAAVSSCSLRASSVARREPEKNCPQRTGERSAAPLDSTASRGGTHTAAAQTVLGLRPPSSSSSSSSAQTLPPTLNNSRPNLASQQSRASTEGLPKPCVAQDDFDDWDVDLADLDECDHQMGQPPAPVPPAPAVHPASSSSKTLRPPTCGGIQTQPNRSLRDFSTARQASGSFSHNPPPRTSSTPLPRSPNPRPAFLSGPPQSPSVFRGLAASSPVPSPISRTLNRPQRPWATPGPSPQGRALFETVSPASSSSVSSSALSPHPLHTTFLTNRLVQLVSASSKLPKKRPRSEPHRTRTRRFPGPAGFLPQQPQGQNMDDIVVSVPQTPAHGVVARSPSQGSNSQSEEDEFIGGAWAAMKAEMGLDERNPSCFLHSYSVVMVLRKAALKQLTKNKVPNMAVFLKSIIHTHADAKAVFKDPTGEIQGTVHRRLLEDRVDDLKVGAVLLLKQVGVFSPSHRNHYLNVTPNNLLRIYAPDGVSLSSTQLPPLILEPMSHAGHPSDVLQGTVSRMQLVFDEEDDEGQEGEEFSKGGEGPKALRDTRAGSSRGPQDPAGNPAPQDSGWDADDDLDELLGELPEDTYSL, from the exons ATGTGTCCTTTGACATGGTGCCTTAAG ACCTGCAAACTAAGTGGCCTGTTCAGCATTGGCGAGGACTTTGATGATGAG GACCTGCTCGGGACAGACTGGGCTGTCAGCTCGTCGTCTGGACCGGCCCATGTGGCAGCTGCTGtgtcctcctgctctctgcgGGCTTCCTCTGTCGCTCGCAGAGAGCCGGAGAAAAACTGCCCTCAGCGAACTGGAGAGAGATCTGCAGCCCCGCTTGACAGCACGGCATCGAGAGGCGGCACgcacactgctgctgcacaaACTGTTCTGGGTCTGAGgccgccctcctcctcctcctcctcctcctccgctcagACCCTTCCTCCCACGCTGAATAACTCTCGGCCTAACTTGGCTTCGCAACAGAGTCGTGCCAGCACGGAGGGACTGCCGAAGCCCTGTGTGGCTCAGGATGATTTCGATGATTGGGATGTTGACCTGGCAGACCTGGATGAGTGTGACCATCAGATGGGGCAGCCTCCTGCTCCCGTCCCACCTGCTCCTGCGGTCCAtcctgcatcctcctcctccaaaacGCTGCGACCCCCAACCTGTGGTGGGATTCAAACACAGCCTAATAGGTCCCTGAGAGACTTCAGCACCGCACGCCAGGCTTCTGGCTCATTTAGTCATAACCCACCTCCCCGgacctcctccactcctcttcCGCGAAGTCCAAATCCCCGCCCGGCTTTCCTGTCAGGCCCTCCACAGAGTCCCAGTGTTTTCCGTGGCCTTGCTGCGTCTTCCCCTGTCCCCAGCCCCATTTCCAGGACACTAAACAGGCCCCAGAGACCGTGGGCAACTCCAGGACCCTCCCCTCAGGGCCGCGCCCTCTTTGAGACAGTCTCCCCAGCATCCTCCTCATCTGTGAGCTCCTCCGCTCTGAGCCCTCATCCCCTTCACACAACGTTCCTCACAAACCGCCTGGTCCAGTTGGTGTCAGCCTCCAGTAAGCTCCCTAAGAAGAGGCCTCGGTCTGAGCCTCACCGGACCAGGACCAGACGCTTCCCCGGCCCCGCTGGATTCCTGCCCCAGCAG CCGCAGGGTCAGAACATGGACGACATCGTGGTGTCGGTCCCTCAGACTCCTGCTCACGGTGTTGTGGCTCGGTCGCCAAGCCAG GGCTCCAACTCACAGAGTGAAGAAGACGAGTTCATCGGCGGTGCCTGGGCAGCGATGAAGGCAGAGATGGGATTGGATGAGAGGAACCCCTCATGCTTCCTGCACTCTTACAGTGTTGTCATGGTGCTCCGAAAG GCCGCACTGAAACAGCTGACCAAAAACAAAGTGCCCAACATGGCCGTGTTCCTGAAGAGCATCATCCACACGCACGCCGATGCCAAGGCCGTGTTCAAAGACCCGACAG GGGAGATTCAGGGGACGGTGCATCGGCGTCTCCTAGAGGACCGAGTGGACGATCTGAAGGTCGGAGCTGTTCTCCTGCTCAAACAA GTGGGTGTGTTTTCCCCGTCCCATCGTAACCATTACCTGAACGTGACGCCCAACAACCTGCTGAGGATCTACGCCCCCGATGGAGTCAGCCTGTCCTCCACTCAGCTCCCCCCGCTCATCCTG GAGCCGATGTCCCACGCTGGTCACCCCTCGGACGTCCTCCAGGGGACTGTGTCTCGGATGCAGCTGGTGTTTGACGAGGAGGATGACGAGGGACAAGAGGGGGAGGAATTCTCAAAGGGAGGCGAGGGCCCGAAAGCCCTAAGAGACACTAGAGCCGGCTCCAGCAGAGGCCCCCAAGACCCTGCGGGGAACCCAGCACCACAGGACTCAGGCTGGGATGCAG ATGATGACCTGGATGAACTGCTGGGAGAGTTACCCGAAGACACTTACAGCCTTTGA
- the tmub2 gene encoding transmembrane and ubiquitin-like domain-containing protein 2, translating to MAVCALTMLDGVEDEVTAAGGVLLLVLALVFAWLSTHVADRGDHILGTILTVGAHASLIGLGGHESYSGGSPSADTPEQQTPPPSQENKPDDGEPGTERGEGEGAGEGAEGVRTDLLLDIQSKPPQAGRLHTSDDEEEEEEEDDDDEEELEEEDKKIMKHIPVLSSIISPTTNTATSISVRLKYLNDTEEVAVVEPQDTVGVLKSKYFSGREHQIKLIYQGHLLQDPKKTLLSLNITHNSVIHCHISQVLREATPEEETQSGAGTGTGSGVSGGFRAAGVAISTSSLVVPVFVVILAVVWYFRINYRQFFTAPATISLVGVTVFFSFLIFGMHSR from the exons ATGGCAGTGTGTGCACTGACCATGCTGGACGGGGTGGAGGACGAGGTAACGGCAGCAGGTGGTGTGTTGCTCCTGGTCCTGGCTCTCGTCTTCGCTTGGCTCTCGACCCACGTGGCCGACCGGGGAGACCACATACTGGGCACCATCCTCACCGTGGGCGCTCACGCCTCTCTGATCGGACTGGGAGGCCACGAGAGCTACAGCGGAGGGTCTCCCAGCGCCGACACCCCGGAACAGCAGACCCCCCCACCTTCTCAGGAGAACAAGCCGGATGACGGCGAGCCGGGGActgagaggggagagggggagggcgCTGGGGAGGGAGCTGAGGGTGTTAGGACTGATCTACTGCTGGACATACAGAGCAAACCACCACAGGCTGGAAGACTGCACACTTCagatgacgaggaggaggaggaggaggaggatgatgatgatgaggaagaactggaggaggaagataaaaaGATTATGAAGCATATCCCTGTGTTGTCCAGCATCATCTCCCCCACCACCAACACTGCCACTTCCATCTCTGTCCGTCTGAAGTATTTAAACGACACGGAGGAGGTAGCCGTTGTAGAACCACAGGATACAGTGGGAGTACTGAAAAG TAAATACTTCTCAGGTCGGGAGCATCAAATAAAACTCATCTACCAAGGCCATTTGCTGCAGGATCCCAAGAAGACCCTCCTCTCCctaaacatcacacacaacagCGTGATCCACTGCCACATCTCCCAGGTCCTGCGAGAGGCCACACCGGAAGAAGAGACTCAGTCCGGGGCCGGAACAGGAACCGGGTCCGGGGTCTCCGGAGGATTCAGGGCCGCCGGTGTGGCCATCAGCACCAGCAGTCTGGTGGTGCCCGTGTTTGTGGTGATCCTGGCCGTGGTATGGTACTTCCGCATCAACTACAGGCAGTTCTTCACCGCCCCTGCGACCATCTCCCTCGTGGGAGTCACTGTGTTTTTCAGCTTTCTGATATTTGGGATGCACAGCCGCTGA
- the atxn7l3a gene encoding ataxin-7-like protein 3 isoform X2, translating into MKMEDMPLSGPDNTRLEALVHDIYSELVEDACLGLCFEVHRAVKQGCFFLDETDQESMKEFEIVDQPGVDIFGQVYNQWKNKECECPNCKRLIAASRFAPHLEKCLGMGRNSSRIANRRLASNNNMSKSESDQEDNDDLNDNDWSYGAEKKAKKRKSDKNQNSPRRSKSLKHKNGELGSTVSSEPYKNNYYTGISYETLGPDEVRSLLTTQCGVISEHTKKMCTRPSLPDADAVVESDSFDIPDGQTLMSRLQWEDSPDISPADSASSKASTNHSDSRRPKKKKTTSLVLSSGVGGGGGGGVGGSLSGGSSSSQSNISLSTKKKRPKLSAPSITSIYDDLN; encoded by the exons atgaaaatggagGATATGCCCCTGTCAGGCCCAGACAACACCAGGCTGGAG GCCTTGGTCCATGACATCTACTCTGAGCTGGTGGAAGATGCCTGTTTGGGCCTGTGTTTTGAGGTTCACCGTGCTGTGAAACAGGGCTGTTTCTTCTTGGATGAAACGGACCAAGAGAGCATGAAAGAGTTCG AAATAGTGGATCAGCCAGGTGTGGACATATTTGGCCAAGTGTACAAtcagtggaaaaacaaagagtGTGAGTGCCCGAACTGCAAAAGGTTGATAGCAGCTTCTCGCTTCGCCCCGCACTTGGAGAAATGTCTCGGCATGGGCCGCAACAGCAGTCGCATCGCCAACCGCAG GCTAGCCAGCAATAATAACATGAGCAAATCAGAGAGTGATCAGGAGGACAACGATGACCTCAATGATAACGACTGGTCGTATGGGGCAGAAAAGAAGG CCAAGAAGAGAAAGTCAGATAAG AATCAAAATTCCCCAAGAAGATCCAAAtctctaaaacataaaaatg gtgagcTCGGGAGCACCGTCAGTTCAGAGCCTTACAAG AACAACTATTATACTGGCATCAGTTATGAAACCTTAGGCCCGGATGAAGTCAGATCCCTCTTGACAACG CAATGTGGGGTGATCTCTGAGCACACCAAGAAGATGTGTACCAG GCCGTCGCTGCCCGATGCAGATGCTGTGGTGGAGAGCGACAGCTTTGACATTCCAGACGGACAGACCCTGATGAGCCGCCTGCAGTGGGAAGACTCCCCCGATATTTCACCCGCTGACTCAGCCTCATCTAAAGCCA GCACCAACCATTCCGACTCCAGGAGGcccaagaaaaagaagacaacgTCTCTTGTTTTGAGCAgtggagtaggaggaggaggaggaggaggagtaggaggaagTCTGtctggaggcagcagcagctctcagaGTAATATCAGCTTATCGACCAAAAAAAAGAGGCCCAAACTCTCAGCACCTTCTATTACCAGTATCTACGATGACCTAAACTAG
- the hrob gene encoding homologous recombination OB-fold protein isoform X2: MASNVSTCKLSGLFSIGEDFDDEDLLGTDWAVSSSSGPAHVAAAVSSCSLRASSVARREPEKNCPQRTGERSAAPLDSTASRGGTHTAAAQTVLGLRPPSSSSSSSSAQTLPPTLNNSRPNLASQQSRASTEGLPKPCVAQDDFDDWDVDLADLDECDHQMGQPPAPVPPAPAVHPASSSSKTLRPPTCGGIQTQPNRSLRDFSTARQASGSFSHNPPPRTSSTPLPRSPNPRPAFLSGPPQSPSVFRGLAASSPVPSPISRTLNRPQRPWATPGPSPQGRALFETVSPASSSSVSSSALSPHPLHTTFLTNRLVQLVSASSKLPKKRPRSEPHRTRTRRFPGPAGFLPQQPQGQNMDDIVVSVPQTPAHGVVARSPSQGSNSQSEEDEFIGGAWAAMKAEMGLDERNPSCFLHSYSVVMVLRKAALKQLTKNKVPNMAVFLKSIIHTHADAKAVFKDPTGEIQGTVHRRLLEDRVDDLKVGAVLLLKQVGVFSPSHRNHYLNVTPNNLLRIYAPDGVSLSSTQLPPLILEPMSHAGHPSDVLQGTVSRMQLVFDEEDDEGQEGEEFSKGGEGPKALRDTRAGSSRGPQDPAGNPAPQDSGWDADDDLDELLGELPEDTYSL; the protein is encoded by the exons ATGGCATCCAATGTCTCG ACCTGCAAACTAAGTGGCCTGTTCAGCATTGGCGAGGACTTTGATGATGAG GACCTGCTCGGGACAGACTGGGCTGTCAGCTCGTCGTCTGGACCGGCCCATGTGGCAGCTGCTGtgtcctcctgctctctgcgGGCTTCCTCTGTCGCTCGCAGAGAGCCGGAGAAAAACTGCCCTCAGCGAACTGGAGAGAGATCTGCAGCCCCGCTTGACAGCACGGCATCGAGAGGCGGCACgcacactgctgctgcacaaACTGTTCTGGGTCTGAGgccgccctcctcctcctcctcctcctcctccgctcagACCCTTCCTCCCACGCTGAATAACTCTCGGCCTAACTTGGCTTCGCAACAGAGTCGTGCCAGCACGGAGGGACTGCCGAAGCCCTGTGTGGCTCAGGATGATTTCGATGATTGGGATGTTGACCTGGCAGACCTGGATGAGTGTGACCATCAGATGGGGCAGCCTCCTGCTCCCGTCCCACCTGCTCCTGCGGTCCAtcctgcatcctcctcctccaaaacGCTGCGACCCCCAACCTGTGGTGGGATTCAAACACAGCCTAATAGGTCCCTGAGAGACTTCAGCACCGCACGCCAGGCTTCTGGCTCATTTAGTCATAACCCACCTCCCCGgacctcctccactcctcttcCGCGAAGTCCAAATCCCCGCCCGGCTTTCCTGTCAGGCCCTCCACAGAGTCCCAGTGTTTTCCGTGGCCTTGCTGCGTCTTCCCCTGTCCCCAGCCCCATTTCCAGGACACTAAACAGGCCCCAGAGACCGTGGGCAACTCCAGGACCCTCCCCTCAGGGCCGCGCCCTCTTTGAGACAGTCTCCCCAGCATCCTCCTCATCTGTGAGCTCCTCCGCTCTGAGCCCTCATCCCCTTCACACAACGTTCCTCACAAACCGCCTGGTCCAGTTGGTGTCAGCCTCCAGTAAGCTCCCTAAGAAGAGGCCTCGGTCTGAGCCTCACCGGACCAGGACCAGACGCTTCCCCGGCCCCGCTGGATTCCTGCCCCAGCAG CCGCAGGGTCAGAACATGGACGACATCGTGGTGTCGGTCCCTCAGACTCCTGCTCACGGTGTTGTGGCTCGGTCGCCAAGCCAG GGCTCCAACTCACAGAGTGAAGAAGACGAGTTCATCGGCGGTGCCTGGGCAGCGATGAAGGCAGAGATGGGATTGGATGAGAGGAACCCCTCATGCTTCCTGCACTCTTACAGTGTTGTCATGGTGCTCCGAAAG GCCGCACTGAAACAGCTGACCAAAAACAAAGTGCCCAACATGGCCGTGTTCCTGAAGAGCATCATCCACACGCACGCCGATGCCAAGGCCGTGTTCAAAGACCCGACAG GGGAGATTCAGGGGACGGTGCATCGGCGTCTCCTAGAGGACCGAGTGGACGATCTGAAGGTCGGAGCTGTTCTCCTGCTCAAACAA GTGGGTGTGTTTTCCCCGTCCCATCGTAACCATTACCTGAACGTGACGCCCAACAACCTGCTGAGGATCTACGCCCCCGATGGAGTCAGCCTGTCCTCCACTCAGCTCCCCCCGCTCATCCTG GAGCCGATGTCCCACGCTGGTCACCCCTCGGACGTCCTCCAGGGGACTGTGTCTCGGATGCAGCTGGTGTTTGACGAGGAGGATGACGAGGGACAAGAGGGGGAGGAATTCTCAAAGGGAGGCGAGGGCCCGAAAGCCCTAAGAGACACTAGAGCCGGCTCCAGCAGAGGCCCCCAAGACCCTGCGGGGAACCCAGCACCACAGGACTCAGGCTGGGATGCAG ATGATGACCTGGATGAACTGCTGGGAGAGTTACCCGAAGACACTTACAGCCTTTGA
- the atxn7l3a gene encoding ataxin-7-like protein 3 isoform X1 has protein sequence MKMEDMPLSGPDNTRLEALVHDIYSELVEDACLGLCFEVHRAVKQGCFFLDETDQESMKEFEIVDQPGVDIFGQVYNQWKNKECECPNCKRLIAASRFAPHLEKCLGMGRNSSRIANRRLASNNNMSKSESDQEDNDDLNDNDWSYGAEKKAKKRKSDKNQNSPRRSKSLKHKNGELGSTVSSEPYKNNYYTGISYETLGPDEVRSLLTTQCGVISEHTKKMCTRSQRCPQHTDEQRRAVRVFLLGPSAPSLPDADAVVESDSFDIPDGQTLMSRLQWEDSPDISPADSASSKASTNHSDSRRPKKKKTTSLVLSSGVGGGGGGGVGGSLSGGSSSSQSNISLSTKKKRPKLSAPSITSIYDDLN, from the exons atgaaaatggagGATATGCCCCTGTCAGGCCCAGACAACACCAGGCTGGAG GCCTTGGTCCATGACATCTACTCTGAGCTGGTGGAAGATGCCTGTTTGGGCCTGTGTTTTGAGGTTCACCGTGCTGTGAAACAGGGCTGTTTCTTCTTGGATGAAACGGACCAAGAGAGCATGAAAGAGTTCG AAATAGTGGATCAGCCAGGTGTGGACATATTTGGCCAAGTGTACAAtcagtggaaaaacaaagagtGTGAGTGCCCGAACTGCAAAAGGTTGATAGCAGCTTCTCGCTTCGCCCCGCACTTGGAGAAATGTCTCGGCATGGGCCGCAACAGCAGTCGCATCGCCAACCGCAG GCTAGCCAGCAATAATAACATGAGCAAATCAGAGAGTGATCAGGAGGACAACGATGACCTCAATGATAACGACTGGTCGTATGGGGCAGAAAAGAAGG CCAAGAAGAGAAAGTCAGATAAG AATCAAAATTCCCCAAGAAGATCCAAAtctctaaaacataaaaatg gtgagcTCGGGAGCACCGTCAGTTCAGAGCCTTACAAG AACAACTATTATACTGGCATCAGTTATGAAACCTTAGGCCCGGATGAAGTCAGATCCCTCTTGACAACG CAATGTGGGGTGATCTCTGAGCACACCAAGAAGATGTGTACCAG GTCTCAGCGATGTCCCCAGCACACGGACGAGCAGAGGAGGGCCGTCAGGGTGTTCCTCCTGGGGCCGTCCGC GCCGTCGCTGCCCGATGCAGATGCTGTGGTGGAGAGCGACAGCTTTGACATTCCAGACGGACAGACCCTGATGAGCCGCCTGCAGTGGGAAGACTCCCCCGATATTTCACCCGCTGACTCAGCCTCATCTAAAGCCA GCACCAACCATTCCGACTCCAGGAGGcccaagaaaaagaagacaacgTCTCTTGTTTTGAGCAgtggagtaggaggaggaggaggaggaggagtaggaggaagTCTGtctggaggcagcagcagctctcagaGTAATATCAGCTTATCGACCAAAAAAAAGAGGCCCAAACTCTCAGCACCTTCTATTACCAGTATCTACGATGACCTAAACTAG